A region of Streptomyces deccanensis DNA encodes the following proteins:
- a CDS encoding YybH family protein produces the protein MGVDKEEISTTIIELEKSFNERWSVGDNRGYLDAFAEEVSYFDPILENILVGRDKVIAWIDSIYSNPHIVRNEYLDPQVHVSDNGDLAVLGYHLNTFVLDENGEEKQLRAWNASHGYKLIDGQWRIVHSNWAFSETVTEKIAS, from the coding sequence ATGGGCGTCGACAAGGAAGAAATCAGCACGACCATCATCGAGCTGGAGAAGTCGTTCAACGAGCGGTGGAGCGTCGGCGACAACCGCGGCTACCTCGACGCGTTCGCCGAGGAGGTCAGCTATTTCGACCCGATCCTCGAGAACATCCTGGTCGGCCGGGACAAGGTCATCGCATGGATCGACTCCATCTACTCCAATCCGCACATCGTCCGCAACGAGTACCTCGACCCGCAGGTCCACGTCAGCGACAACGGCGACCTCGCCGTCCTGGGGTACCACCTGAACACCTTCGTTCTCGACGAGAACGGCGAGGAAAAGCAGCTGCGCGCCTGGAACGCCTCCCACGGCTACAAGCTCATCGACGGCCAGTGGCGGATCGTGCACTCCAACTGGGCGTTCTCCGAGACCGTGACGGAGAAGATCGCCTCCTGA